A single genomic interval of Kogia breviceps isolate mKogBre1 chromosome 6, mKogBre1 haplotype 1, whole genome shotgun sequence harbors:
- the RBM47 gene encoding RNA-binding protein 47 isoform X1, translated as MTAEDSTAAMSSEPAAGSSTKVPEGVAGAPNEAALLALMERTGYSMVQENGQRKYGGPPPGWEGPHPQRGCEVFVGKIPRDVYEDELVPVFEAVGRIYELRLMMDFDGKNRGYAFVMYCHKHEAKRAVRELNNYEIRPGRLLGVCCSVDNCRLFIGGIPKMKKREEILEEIAKVTEGVLDVIVYASAADKMKNRGFAFVEYESHRAAAMARRKLMPGRIQLWGHQIAVDWAEPEIDVDEDVMETVKILYVRNLMIETTEDTIKKSFGQFNPGCVERVKKIRDYAFVHFASREDAVHAMNNLNGTELEGSCLEVTLAKPVDKEQYSRYQKAAKGGGAAEAAMVQQPSYVYSCDPYTLAYYGYPYNALIGPNRDYFVKAGSIRGRGRGAAGNRAPGPRGSYLGGYSAGRGIYSRYHEGKGKQQEKGYELVPNLEISAVNPVAIKPGTVAIPAIGAQYSMFQAAPAPKMIEDGKIHTMEHMISPIAVQPDPASAAAAAAAAVIPAVSTPPPFQGRPITPVYTVAPNVQRIPAAGIYGASYVPFAAPTTATIATLQKNAAAAVYSGYAGYIPQAFPAAAIQVPIHDVYQTY; from the exons ATGACCGCAGAGGATTCCACCGCAGCCATGAGCAGCGAGCCGGCCGCTGGGTCCTCCACCAAGGTGCCCGAGGGCGTGGCGGGCGCGCCCAACGAGGCGGCGCTTCTGGCGCTGATGGAGCGCACGGGCTACAGCATGGTGCAGGAGAACGGGCAGCGCAAGTACGGCGGCCCGCCGCCTGGCTGGGAAGGTCCGCACCCGCAGCGCGGCTGCGAGGTCTTCGTGGGCAAGATCCCGCGCGACGTGTACGAGGACGAGCTGGTGCCCGTGTTCGAGGCGGTGGGCCGCATCTACGAGCTGCGCCTCATGATGGACTTCGACGGCAAGAACCGTGGCTACGCCTTCGTCATGTACTGCCACAAGCACGAGGCCAAGCGCGCCGTGCGTGAGCTCAACAACTACGAGATCCGCCCCGGCCGCCTGCTTGGCGTGTGCTGCAGCGTGGACAACTGCCGCCTCTTCATCGGCGGCATCCCCAAGATGAAGAAGCGCGAGGAGATCCTGGAGGAGATTGCCAAGGTCACGGAGGGCGTGCTCGACGTGATCGTCTACGCCAGCGCGGCCGACAAGATGAAGAACCGCGGCTTCGCCTTCGTCGAGTACGAGAGCCACCGCGCCGCCGCCATGGCGCGCCGCAAGCTCATGCCCGGACGCATCCAGCTTTGGGGCCACCAGATCGCCGTGGACTGGGCCGAGCCCGAGATCGACGTGGACGAGGACGTGATGGAGACCGTGAAGATCCTCTACGTGCGGAACCTCATGATCGAGACCACCGAGGACACCATCAAGAAGAGCTTCGGCCAGTTCAACCCGGGCTGCGTGGAGCGCGTCAAGAAGATCCGCGACTACGCCTTCGTGCACTTTGCCAGCCGCGAGGACGCCGTGCACGCCATGAACAACCTCAACGGCACCGAGCTGGAGGGCTCGTGCCTCGAGGTGACGCTGGCCAAGCCCGTGGACAAGGAGCAGTACTCCCGCTACCAGAAGGCGGCCAAGGGCGGCGGCGCGGCCGAGGCGGCAATGGTGCAGCAGCCCAGCTACGTGTACTCCTGCGACCCCTACACGCTGGCCTACTATGGCTACCCCTACAACGCGCTCATTGGGCCCAACAGGGACTACTTCGTGAAAG CAGGCAGCATAAGAGGCCGGGGTCGAGGTGCAGCTGGCAACAGAGCCCCAGGGCCCAGGGGTTCCTACCTTGGGGGATATTCTGCTGGCCGTGGTATATATAGCCGATAtcatgaaggaaaaggaaaacaacaagaaaaaggaTATGAACTTGTACCGAATTTGGAAATCTCTGCCGTCAATCCAGTTGCCATTAAACCTGGTACAG TGGCCATCCCTGCCATCGGGGCCCAGTATTCCATGTTTCAGGCAGCTCCGGCTCCTAAAATGATTGAAGATGGTAAAATCCACACAATGGAGCACATGATCAGCCCCATCGCTGTGCAGCCAGACCCAGCCAGCGCCGCTGCGGCCGCGGCTGCCGCCGTCATCCCTGCCGTGTCCACGCCACCACCTTTCCAG ggCCGCCCAATAACTCCAGTGTACACGGTGGCTCCGAACGTTCAGAGAATTCCTGCTGCCGGGATCTACGGGGCCAGTTATGTGCCATTTGCTGCTCCGACCACAGCTACAATCGCCACGCTGCAGAAGAACGCGGCGGCCGCCGTCTACAGCGGGTACGCAGGCTACATACCTCAGGCCTTCCCCGCCGCTGCTATCCAGGTGCCTATCCACGACGTCTACCAGACCTACTGA
- the RBM47 gene encoding RNA-binding protein 47 isoform X2: MTAEDSTAAMSSEPAAGSSTKVPEGVAGAPNEAALLALMERTGYSMVQENGQRKYGGPPPGWEGPHPQRGCEVFVGKIPRDVYEDELVPVFEAVGRIYELRLMMDFDGKNRGYAFVMYCHKHEAKRAVRELNNYEIRPGRLLGVCCSVDNCRLFIGGIPKMKKREEILEEIAKVTEGVLDVIVYASAADKMKNRGFAFVEYESHRAAAMARRKLMPGRIQLWGHQIAVDWAEPEIDVDEDVMETVKILYVRNLMIETTEDTIKKSFGQFNPGCVERVKKIRDYAFVHFASREDAVHAMNNLNGTELEGSCLEVTLAKPVDKEQYSRYQKAAKGGGAAEAAMVQQPSYVYSCDPYTLAYYGYPYNALIGPNRDYFVKGSIRGRGRGAAGNRAPGPRGSYLGGYSAGRGIYSRYHEGKGKQQEKGYELVPNLEISAVNPVAIKPGTVAIPAIGAQYSMFQAAPAPKMIEDGKIHTMEHMISPIAVQPDPASAAAAAAAAVIPAVSTPPPFQGRPITPVYTVAPNVQRIPAAGIYGASYVPFAAPTTATIATLQKNAAAAVYSGYAGYIPQAFPAAAIQVPIHDVYQTY; this comes from the exons ATGACCGCAGAGGATTCCACCGCAGCCATGAGCAGCGAGCCGGCCGCTGGGTCCTCCACCAAGGTGCCCGAGGGCGTGGCGGGCGCGCCCAACGAGGCGGCGCTTCTGGCGCTGATGGAGCGCACGGGCTACAGCATGGTGCAGGAGAACGGGCAGCGCAAGTACGGCGGCCCGCCGCCTGGCTGGGAAGGTCCGCACCCGCAGCGCGGCTGCGAGGTCTTCGTGGGCAAGATCCCGCGCGACGTGTACGAGGACGAGCTGGTGCCCGTGTTCGAGGCGGTGGGCCGCATCTACGAGCTGCGCCTCATGATGGACTTCGACGGCAAGAACCGTGGCTACGCCTTCGTCATGTACTGCCACAAGCACGAGGCCAAGCGCGCCGTGCGTGAGCTCAACAACTACGAGATCCGCCCCGGCCGCCTGCTTGGCGTGTGCTGCAGCGTGGACAACTGCCGCCTCTTCATCGGCGGCATCCCCAAGATGAAGAAGCGCGAGGAGATCCTGGAGGAGATTGCCAAGGTCACGGAGGGCGTGCTCGACGTGATCGTCTACGCCAGCGCGGCCGACAAGATGAAGAACCGCGGCTTCGCCTTCGTCGAGTACGAGAGCCACCGCGCCGCCGCCATGGCGCGCCGCAAGCTCATGCCCGGACGCATCCAGCTTTGGGGCCACCAGATCGCCGTGGACTGGGCCGAGCCCGAGATCGACGTGGACGAGGACGTGATGGAGACCGTGAAGATCCTCTACGTGCGGAACCTCATGATCGAGACCACCGAGGACACCATCAAGAAGAGCTTCGGCCAGTTCAACCCGGGCTGCGTGGAGCGCGTCAAGAAGATCCGCGACTACGCCTTCGTGCACTTTGCCAGCCGCGAGGACGCCGTGCACGCCATGAACAACCTCAACGGCACCGAGCTGGAGGGCTCGTGCCTCGAGGTGACGCTGGCCAAGCCCGTGGACAAGGAGCAGTACTCCCGCTACCAGAAGGCGGCCAAGGGCGGCGGCGCGGCCGAGGCGGCAATGGTGCAGCAGCCCAGCTACGTGTACTCCTGCGACCCCTACACGCTGGCCTACTATGGCTACCCCTACAACGCGCTCATTGGGCCCAACAGGGACTACTTCGTGAAAG GCAGCATAAGAGGCCGGGGTCGAGGTGCAGCTGGCAACAGAGCCCCAGGGCCCAGGGGTTCCTACCTTGGGGGATATTCTGCTGGCCGTGGTATATATAGCCGATAtcatgaaggaaaaggaaaacaacaagaaaaaggaTATGAACTTGTACCGAATTTGGAAATCTCTGCCGTCAATCCAGTTGCCATTAAACCTGGTACAG TGGCCATCCCTGCCATCGGGGCCCAGTATTCCATGTTTCAGGCAGCTCCGGCTCCTAAAATGATTGAAGATGGTAAAATCCACACAATGGAGCACATGATCAGCCCCATCGCTGTGCAGCCAGACCCAGCCAGCGCCGCTGCGGCCGCGGCTGCCGCCGTCATCCCTGCCGTGTCCACGCCACCACCTTTCCAG ggCCGCCCAATAACTCCAGTGTACACGGTGGCTCCGAACGTTCAGAGAATTCCTGCTGCCGGGATCTACGGGGCCAGTTATGTGCCATTTGCTGCTCCGACCACAGCTACAATCGCCACGCTGCAGAAGAACGCGGCGGCCGCCGTCTACAGCGGGTACGCAGGCTACATACCTCAGGCCTTCCCCGCCGCTGCTATCCAGGTGCCTATCCACGACGTCTACCAGACCTACTGA